The Methanobrevibacter millerae genome includes the window CCATTTCAAATGAATATGCACTACAAAATTGTTGATGTTTTGGATGTCGGCGATTTGGGAGATGTGCAAATGCAACCAGATAAGTTAAAAGAAGCTTATGAAATAGGAAAAAAATTTTAGGGGATTATTATGGATGATTCAAATTTCATGACAACAAACCGTTTGGAAGCATTTTATGATGCAATCATAGCTATTATTGTAACAGTTTTGGTATTGGAATTGCCTCAGCCAGCTTCCCCCGCGATAGAATCAATATGGGCTATTAAAAATTCTTATTTTGCATACTTTATAAGTTTCTTAATGTGTACAAATCTTTGGCAATACCATCATGTAATAATATAATCATGTCGATAAAATTGATTCAAGAATCATTTGGCAAAATATTGTATTATTGCTGTTTGTTTCATTAATACCTTATCTT containing:
- a CDS encoding TMEM175 family protein, which translates into the protein MDDSNFMTTNRLEAFYDAIIAIIVTVLVLELPQPASPAIESIWAIKNSYFAYFISFLMCTNLWQYHHVII